The following are encoded in a window of Psychrobacter sp. P11F6 genomic DNA:
- a CDS encoding low molecular weight protein-tyrosine-phosphatase — MGAFDQILVVCVGNICRSPMAAAILTAYYPEKHIDSAGLSALVGHAADAKAVALMATHNIDISAHIAKQIDEALVSQSDLILTMTTSQTKWIENQWPHCRGKVFRIGHWLDKDIADPYQQDDSAFEKSRQDIIDSLEQWTDKISDTTSIRALKFSECY; from the coding sequence ATGGGAGCGTTTGATCAGATCTTGGTTGTTTGTGTTGGTAATATATGCCGCAGCCCGATGGCCGCTGCCATATTAACGGCATATTATCCAGAAAAGCACATCGACTCTGCTGGTTTGTCAGCGCTCGTAGGTCACGCAGCTGATGCCAAAGCGGTTGCATTGATGGCCACTCATAATATAGACATCAGTGCTCATATCGCCAAGCAAATTGATGAAGCGTTAGTCAGTCAGTCAGATTTAATTTTGACGATGACAACCAGCCAAACCAAATGGATTGAAAATCAGTGGCCGCACTGTCGCGGAAAAGTCTTTCGAATTGGGCATTGGCTTGATAAAGATATTGCTGACCCTTATCAGCAGGATGACTCAGCATTTGAGAAGAGTAGACAAGATATTATCGATAGTCTTGAACAATGGACTGACAAGATTAGCGACACGACATCGATTAGAGCGTTGAAGTTCAGCGAATGCTATTAA
- a CDS encoding NUDIX hydrolase: MTLSYSHAHQQGSGTTEVVAVLVAITEHTARVLTVDQGKLLPNGPLMPLHRSLQAGVRQWVEEQTQQPLGYLEQLYTFVDTNRRNVDGHALVYVSYLGLVQETQTQQLQSQALWRDWYDYFPWENHLDGIPSIIMSNIVPGLLSWADSAKDSGIQQRRRQRIGLCWGVSEALLVGDMTTSENADNEYTAYEHYENREWVAEHVLLRYEMLYEAGLIPEAPNYPPSYSMNHQSVHQSAHQPSHQNKLPENWSQLIGVPMYYDHRRVIATAISRLRAKIEYRPLIFGLMPDVFTLSQLQQSVEALSGVRLHKQNFRRLLDSQKLVMETGQSSSAQRGRPAKLYRFRHDIELQSLLMDSKLPKRK; this comes from the coding sequence GTTGTCTTATTCACACGCGCATCAGCAAGGTAGTGGCACCACAGAAGTCGTGGCCGTGCTAGTCGCCATTACTGAGCATACCGCTCGGGTCTTAACCGTTGATCAAGGAAAGCTGTTACCCAATGGTCCATTGATGCCGTTGCATCGCTCATTGCAAGCGGGTGTGCGCCAATGGGTTGAGGAGCAAACACAGCAACCACTTGGTTATTTGGAGCAGCTCTATACCTTTGTCGATACCAATAGGCGCAATGTTGATGGTCACGCATTGGTCTACGTGAGCTATTTGGGACTGGTGCAAGAGACACAAACGCAGCAGCTACAAAGCCAAGCATTGTGGCGCGATTGGTATGATTACTTTCCTTGGGAAAATCATTTGGATGGCATACCTAGCATCATTATGAGTAATATTGTGCCAGGATTATTGAGCTGGGCAGATAGCGCTAAAGATTCAGGCATCCAGCAGCGCCGCCGTCAGCGTATTGGTTTATGTTGGGGTGTAAGTGAAGCGCTCTTAGTGGGTGATATGACCACAAGTGAAAATGCGGATAATGAATACACAGCCTATGAGCATTATGAAAATAGAGAGTGGGTCGCTGAGCATGTGTTACTGCGCTATGAGATGCTGTATGAAGCGGGGCTGATACCGGAAGCACCAAACTATCCACCCAGCTATTCAATGAATCATCAAAGCGTCCATCAAAGTGCTCACCAACCGAGCCATCAGAATAAGCTACCTGAAAACTGGTCACAGCTCATTGGGGTGCCGATGTATTATGATCATCGCCGAGTGATTGCAACGGCTATTTCACGGCTGCGTGCCAAAATTGAATACCGACCGCTTATTTTTGGCTTGATGCCAGATGTATTTACCTTGTCACAATTACAACAAAGCGTAGAAGCGCTCTCAGGAGTGCGCTTGCACAAGCAAAATTTCCGTCGTTTGCTAGATTCACAAAAACTTGTGATGGAAACAGGACAGAGTAGTAGCGCCCAACGTGGTCGTCCTGCCAAGCTTTATCGATTTCGTCATGATATTGAACTACAAAGCTTATTGATGGATAGTAAGTTGCCTAAGCGTAAATAG
- a CDS encoding polysaccharide biosynthesis/export family protein, whose protein sequence is MVYKYFISVQKRSLIASASCLLLTVLLSSCTINSGLKSGKLPESGTFTAENGLQFYIQPLSLANLPPKEAVILDRDLYHLVKTSGRVSYGIAKGDVLNIILTNYPDINASTSSLTVDQQGFIQFPLIGRVKASGLSVPQFTATLQSKLQRYLKYSDPQVKIINYRGSKFFVDGEVKQSGEFAIADVPISVYGAISMAGGTTDTGDSNHIVLNRQGKSYKLGIQSLNQMGLSANQIYLQDGDAIHVNSQSRNKVYVLGEFGKIEPVAIPEQGLSLAHVLGESNGLNSNTANAAKVYIVRDNPKYQYTNIYYVDMQSITSFALASRFDMQANDILYVDPTGLARWNRIISAILPSTSAINVISGI, encoded by the coding sequence ATGGTTTATAAATATTTCATTTCTGTACAAAAGCGCTCCTTAATAGCAAGTGCGTCTTGCTTATTGCTGACAGTATTGCTCAGCAGTTGCACCATAAATTCAGGACTTAAGTCTGGAAAATTACCCGAGTCAGGGACATTCACTGCAGAAAACGGTCTACAATTCTATATTCAACCTTTGAGTTTGGCTAATCTACCACCTAAAGAAGCCGTCATCCTTGATCGAGATTTATATCATTTAGTAAAAACATCTGGGCGTGTCAGCTATGGCATTGCTAAAGGGGATGTTCTCAATATTATCCTGACCAATTATCCAGATATTAATGCCTCAACGTCTAGTCTGACCGTTGACCAGCAAGGGTTTATACAATTCCCCTTAATAGGGAGAGTCAAAGCCAGTGGTCTCAGTGTGCCGCAGTTCACTGCCACTTTGCAAAGCAAGCTTCAACGCTATCTCAAATACTCAGATCCTCAGGTCAAAATCATCAACTACCGTGGTAGTAAGTTTTTTGTGGATGGTGAGGTCAAGCAGTCTGGTGAGTTTGCTATCGCAGATGTGCCCATCTCAGTATATGGCGCTATTTCTATGGCGGGTGGTACGACTGATACGGGTGATTCAAACCATATCGTATTAAACCGTCAAGGCAAAAGTTACAAGCTCGGTATCCAATCATTAAATCAAATGGGGCTGTCTGCCAATCAAATATACTTACAAGACGGCGATGCTATTCATGTCAATAGCCAAAGCCGCAATAAGGTCTATGTATTGGGAGAATTTGGCAAAATTGAGCCCGTTGCTATTCCTGAGCAAGGGCTGAGCCTAGCGCATGTATTAGGTGAGTCAAATGGATTGAATTCTAATACGGCCAACGCCGCCAAAGTATATATTGTTCGCGATAATCCAAAGTATCAATACACCAATATTTATTATGTCGACATGCAGAGCATTACGAGTTTTGCCTTGGCCAGTCGTTTTGACATGCAAGCCAATGACATTCTTTATGTTGATCCAACTGGCTTGGCGCGCTGGAATCGTATTATCAGCGCCATACTGCCTTCAACATCAGCAATCAATGTGATTTCAGGGATATAG
- the rluB gene encoding 23S rRNA pseudouridine(2605) synthase RluB, giving the protein MKDEKLQKALARMGLGSRRQMEEVIKSGRVTVNNGPATIGDRVEQGDEIRVDGRQIKYTSENEKRRRVIAYYKPEGEVCSAKDPEGRPTVFERLPKLTHDRWVMVGRLDINSTGLLLFTNDGEMAHRLMHPSGEVTREYAVRVLGEVTPDIARALTAGVMLEDGLAKFEDIKEGGGEGVNKWYHVQLKEGRNREVRRLFESQGLKVSRLLRTRYGTIALPKELRTGRFLELDRKDINTLTDLVSLRPRYGTGLHGAAKEKQERIRSKPLKARRATDSRSDSRSGSDNRNSSAKPKSSASPASRGTRNTRDRNDKR; this is encoded by the coding sequence ATGAAAGATGAAAAATTACAGAAAGCCCTCGCCCGTATGGGTCTTGGCTCACGCCGTCAAATGGAAGAAGTCATAAAATCAGGGCGTGTTACTGTTAATAACGGACCTGCGACCATTGGTGATCGTGTTGAGCAAGGCGATGAGATTCGCGTTGACGGTCGTCAGATTAAATACACCTCTGAAAACGAGAAGCGTCGCCGTGTTATCGCTTACTACAAACCTGAGGGCGAAGTCTGCTCTGCTAAAGATCCAGAAGGCCGTCCAACCGTTTTTGAGCGTTTACCAAAACTAACTCATGATCGCTGGGTGATGGTTGGTCGCTTGGACATCAATTCAACTGGGCTATTATTGTTTACCAATGATGGTGAGATGGCGCACCGCTTGATGCATCCGTCTGGTGAAGTCACTCGCGAGTACGCAGTACGTGTATTGGGTGAAGTCACGCCTGATATCGCTCGTGCGCTAACGGCTGGCGTTATGCTAGAAGATGGCCTTGCAAAGTTTGAAGATATCAAAGAGGGCGGTGGTGAAGGCGTCAACAAGTGGTATCACGTCCAACTAAAAGAAGGTCGTAATCGCGAAGTACGTCGTTTGTTTGAATCACAAGGCCTGAAAGTAAGCCGTCTACTACGCACGCGCTATGGCACGATTGCTCTACCAAAAGAGCTACGTACTGGTCGTTTCTTAGAACTCGACAGAAAAGACATCAATACGTTGACCGATCTAGTGAGCTTGCGTCCTCGTTATGGTACGGGTCTGCATGGCGCAGCGAAAGAGAAACAAGAGCGTATCAGAAGCAAGCCGCTTAAAGCGCGTCGCGCTACTGACAGTCGTAGCGATAGCCGCAGTGGTAGCGACAATCGTAACAGCAGCGCGAAGCCTAAAAGTAGTGCTAGCCCTGCCAGCCGTGGTACGCGCAATACTCGTGACCGCAACGACAAGCGTTAA
- a CDS encoding MarC family protein, with translation MNTEIIKIILAFMVLINPFSALTLFLDLTRGYSMNNRRKVARVACLTIFITISFFTVAGETLLKALGISIGSFQLAGGILVFLIALNMMNGDGNPVKPDQENFDVDHVQDAPPTMAAAVVPIAIPMMIGPGGISTVIIYSSQVSGILQVSAILIAGLFISLFCYLALMAAGRISRLLGDTGLNIMSRIMGMLLAAVSIEIIVNGLRTLFPDLV, from the coding sequence GTGAATACTGAAATCATCAAGATAATCTTAGCCTTTATGGTACTGATTAATCCCTTTAGCGCTTTGACGTTATTTTTGGATTTGACCCGTGGTTATTCGATGAATAATCGACGCAAAGTGGCGCGTGTTGCTTGTTTGACGATTTTTATCACTATTAGTTTCTTTACGGTAGCAGGCGAGACATTACTAAAAGCACTTGGTATTTCTATCGGCTCGTTTCAGCTGGCAGGTGGTATCTTGGTGTTTTTGATTGCTCTTAATATGATGAATGGCGACGGTAATCCCGTGAAGCCCGATCAAGAAAACTTCGATGTTGACCATGTGCAAGACGCGCCGCCCACCATGGCAGCAGCGGTTGTGCCGATCGCTATTCCAATGATGATTGGACCAGGTGGTATCTCGACGGTGATTATTTATTCTTCACAAGTCTCTGGTATTTTGCAGGTATCTGCCATATTGATTGCTGGTTTATTTATCAGTCTGTTTTGTTATCTAGCACTGATGGCGGCAGGTCGTATCAGTCGCTTGCTGGGTGATACTGGATTGAACATCATGAGCCGAATTATGGGGATGTTATTGGCGGCAGTTTCTATCGAAATTATCGTTAATGGCTTACGCACTTTATTTCCTGATTTAGTGTAA
- a CDS encoding LysE/ArgO family amino acid transporter, with protein sequence MNATDYTSGFLLGLSLIIAIGSQNAFVLKQGLKREHIFFVCLFCAVSDALLISAGVGGFGAVTAQYPQVVNIAKFAGVIFLLGYGLHSLYASVRVTHALTVEGQVVTSLKKALLLCFGFTWLNPHVYLDTLVLVGMVSTGASSKLAFAVGAVSASFFFFFALGYGARLLKPLFAKPKAWNILDALVGILMLYLAWHLYQS encoded by the coding sequence ATGAATGCGACCGACTACACCTCTGGATTCTTACTTGGGCTATCGCTCATTATCGCGATTGGCTCACAAAACGCCTTTGTACTCAAACAAGGACTCAAACGCGAGCACATATTTTTTGTCTGCTTATTTTGCGCGGTCAGTGATGCGCTGTTAATCTCTGCTGGCGTTGGCGGTTTTGGCGCGGTCACGGCGCAATATCCACAAGTGGTCAATATCGCAAAATTCGCTGGCGTCATATTCTTGCTAGGCTATGGATTGCATAGCTTATATGCCAGTGTGCGCGTCACACATGCACTCACCGTCGAGGGACAAGTCGTCACCAGCTTAAAAAAAGCACTGTTATTATGTTTTGGCTTTACTTGGCTCAACCCACACGTCTACTTAGATACATTGGTACTCGTCGGCATGGTTTCAACGGGTGCTAGTAGTAAGCTGGCATTTGCAGTCGGTGCAGTCAGCGCCTCATTCTTTTTCTTTTTTGCGTTAGGTTATGGGGCGCGATTACTCAAACCATTATTTGCCAAACCAAAAGCGTGGAATATACTCGATGCTTTGGTAGGGATACTCATGTTGTATTTGGCGTGGCATCTGTACCAAAGTTAA
- a CDS encoding polysaccharide biosynthesis tyrosine autokinase — protein MNNMDSKDLSTSTGEKNNDDIDLMALVLVLLRGWKIIALMAILGLLLGLLYTRYVNPIYKSDALIQIEENTQGIEALGESISELVGAEVSKAETEAELIRSRMILEPVVELLHLRIKLTDPNIGHLDRIKSNRTYTQLNTPDDVSLDTENGIVKVRQFDVSPAYLNQSFILTKSATGFVLSNGFDEFKGQLGQAHQFKGLDGQINITVTELPADGYPINISKQTIKAATDAINGALSVEEKGQKTGIIQLSMTGPNQEQITTILNQIVRSYVDQNQSRGSEETTKTLAFMETQIPLLKEKLETSEALFNDFRKKYGTIDVGKEAELLLNEKSRIDEQLNELKLKKADLTTYYTEEHPLVIQINEQLKVLNNRTREIDNTIAGLPEIQREFLKLSEDTAINREIYLTLLKNYEQLKIVKAGQIGYARIIDSPTSTFNAIAPNKLQILMLTTLIGMMFGVMLVLLKNLVRNVVKDPEHLEVTTGIPVIATIPRSPLLSRLSKKKNTTPRMLAHVDHSSLSYEAIKSLRTNLMFGMPMGIAVGQPAQVILITGESPGVGKSFIAANLSEVFAQLNKKVLVIDGDMRLGELHKMFNMSQHDGLADYLLQDKKHFSPIDGTRSDSEVPSLGVESFIHPTGMELIDFIPRGRQPHNPTSLLMGEKFNHLMAELKTQYDYIVIDSPPILAASDAMVLAQHADKVLIVTKFNHSIEGQLVYAIKQMNKANVQVDGIILNDVQQGLMDKYSYHYHYAYGDNR, from the coding sequence ATGAATAATATGGATTCAAAAGACCTATCAACGTCTACGGGCGAAAAAAACAATGACGACATCGATTTAATGGCGCTGGTTTTAGTATTGTTACGTGGTTGGAAAATCATTGCTCTCATGGCGATATTGGGGCTTTTACTAGGGCTTTTGTATACCCGCTATGTGAATCCCATCTATAAATCAGATGCGCTGATACAGATTGAAGAAAATACTCAAGGAATAGAGGCGCTTGGTGAGAGTATCTCAGAGTTGGTTGGTGCAGAAGTCAGCAAAGCGGAGACAGAAGCAGAGCTGATACGATCACGTATGATATTGGAGCCGGTGGTTGAGCTATTGCACCTACGCATTAAGCTAACAGATCCCAATATTGGTCATCTTGATAGAATAAAAAGCAATCGTACTTACACGCAATTAAACACACCGGATGATGTGTCACTTGATACCGAAAATGGCATAGTAAAAGTCCGCCAATTTGATGTATCACCAGCGTACTTGAACCAATCTTTTATACTAACAAAATCTGCTACAGGGTTTGTTTTGAGCAATGGTTTTGATGAATTCAAAGGTCAGCTTGGTCAGGCGCATCAGTTCAAAGGGTTGGACGGTCAGATTAATATCACTGTCACAGAGTTACCTGCTGATGGTTACCCCATTAATATTAGTAAGCAGACGATAAAGGCTGCGACTGACGCTATCAACGGCGCCTTATCCGTTGAAGAAAAAGGTCAAAAAACGGGTATTATTCAGCTGTCGATGACGGGTCCTAACCAAGAGCAAATCACGACTATCCTCAATCAGATCGTCCGATCTTACGTCGATCAAAACCAATCTCGCGGTTCTGAAGAAACGACCAAAACACTTGCCTTTATGGAAACGCAGATCCCTCTATTAAAAGAAAAATTAGAGACTTCTGAAGCACTGTTTAATGACTTTCGTAAAAAATATGGCACGATTGATGTGGGTAAAGAAGCCGAGTTGTTATTGAATGAGAAGTCTCGCATCGATGAGCAGCTCAATGAGCTTAAACTCAAAAAAGCAGACCTAACCACTTATTATACCGAAGAACATCCACTGGTCATTCAAATTAATGAACAGCTCAAAGTACTTAATAATAGAACAAGAGAGATAGATAATACCATTGCAGGTCTACCTGAAATACAGCGAGAGTTTCTAAAGCTATCAGAAGATACGGCAATCAATCGAGAAATCTATCTGACGCTGCTCAAAAATTATGAGCAACTTAAAATCGTCAAGGCTGGTCAAATCGGCTATGCCCGTATTATCGATTCACCGACCAGTACCTTTAATGCCATTGCACCAAATAAACTACAAATTCTGATGTTGACCACATTGATAGGCATGATGTTTGGGGTGATGCTGGTGCTCTTGAAGAACCTTGTTAGAAATGTCGTAAAAGATCCAGAGCATTTAGAGGTCACAACGGGCATCCCTGTCATTGCAACGATTCCACGCTCACCCTTACTGTCGAGGTTGAGTAAAAAGAAGAATACTACCCCTCGCATGCTCGCTCATGTTGATCACAGTAGTTTGAGTTATGAGGCGATCAAAAGTTTAAGAACCAATTTGATGTTTGGTATGCCAATGGGGATAGCGGTCGGGCAGCCTGCGCAAGTCATATTGATTACTGGGGAGAGCCCTGGTGTGGGCAAGTCGTTTATCGCTGCCAATTTATCAGAGGTATTTGCCCAGCTCAACAAAAAAGTCTTGGTCATCGATGGTGACATGCGTTTAGGTGAGCTGCATAAAATGTTTAATATGAGCCAACATGATGGTCTTGCCGATTATTTGTTGCAGGATAAAAAGCATTTTTCTCCGATTGATGGTACTCGATCAGACAGTGAGGTTCCTAGCTTAGGGGTCGAAAGCTTTATTCATCCCACTGGTATGGAGTTGATTGATTTCATACCGCGCGGACGGCAGCCGCATAATCCCACCTCCTTATTGATGGGCGAAAAATTCAATCATTTGATGGCAGAATTAAAAACTCAATACGATTATATTGTCATCGACTCACCCCCGATATTGGCGGCGTCAGATGCTATGGTACTTGCGCAACATGCAGACAAAGTGCTTATCGTCACGAAGTTTAATCATTCAATAGAAGGGCAACTGGTTTATGCGATCAAGCAAATGAATAAAGCCAATGTACAAGTAGATGGCATTATTCTCAACGATGTACAGCAGGGTCTTATGGATAAATATAGCTATCACTATCATTATGCCTATGGAGATAACCGCTAG
- the nadC gene encoding carboxylating nicotinate-nucleotide diphosphorylase, with protein MTVKKEPALDDVLLKPLVEAALTEDLGRRGDVTSQATIPADMQAKLEIKARQAGVICGMDLARLSFAMVDSQIEFVAQVADGEWVDAGTVLASVRGNARHLLTAERTALNFMTHLSGIATDTRKIVDSVAEYPAQITCTRKTIPGLRIVQKYAVRCGGGRNHRLGLDDAILIKDNHIAIAGDIKTAIRQAQNFAGHLIPIEVEVDNLAQLAQALDAGVSLVLLDNMSPEMLAQAVTMCKGRARTEASGGITPETVQAAAKTGVDFIAMGYLTHSTTALDIGLDFSA; from the coding sequence ATGACAGTTAAAAAAGAACCAGCATTGGATGACGTATTGCTCAAACCTTTAGTTGAAGCTGCGCTAACTGAGGATTTGGGCAGACGCGGGGATGTCACATCACAAGCCACCATTCCAGCCGATATGCAAGCGAAGTTAGAGATTAAAGCGCGGCAAGCAGGCGTGATATGTGGTATGGATTTGGCACGTTTATCGTTTGCGATGGTTGATTCTCAGATTGAGTTTGTGGCTCAAGTTGCTGATGGTGAATGGGTTGATGCGGGTACAGTCTTGGCTAGTGTGCGTGGTAATGCGCGCCATTTGCTGACAGCAGAACGTACCGCGCTCAATTTTATGACCCACTTGAGTGGCATTGCGACAGATACCAGAAAAATTGTAGATAGTGTGGCAGAGTATCCTGCGCAAATTACTTGTACACGTAAGACCATTCCAGGCTTGCGCATTGTACAAAAGTACGCGGTACGCTGCGGCGGCGGGCGCAACCATCGTTTGGGACTGGATGATGCTATTTTAATCAAAGACAATCATATTGCTATCGCTGGTGATATAAAGACTGCGATTAGACAAGCACAAAACTTCGCTGGGCATTTAATTCCCATCGAAGTAGAAGTCGATAATTTAGCGCAACTAGCGCAGGCATTAGACGCTGGCGTGAGCTTGGTGCTATTAGATAATATGTCCCCTGAAATGCTAGCGCAGGCAGTAACGATGTGTAAAGGTCGCGCTAGAACAGAAGCTTCAGGTGGTATTACTCCTGAAACGGTGCAAGCCGCGGCAAAAACGGGTGTTGATTTTATTGCCATGGGTTATTTGACGCACAGTACCACGGCATTAGATATTGGTCTTGATTTTAGTGCATGA
- a CDS encoding NAD(P)-binding domain-containing protein — protein MSNKRIAILGAGPSGLAQLRAFEAARLAGAKNLPEIVCYEKQNAIGGMWNYSWRTGLDRNGEPVHGSMYRYLWSNGPKECLEFADYSFDEHFGEAIPSYPPREVLKDYIMGRIDKQDIQKYIRFECSVRWVSFDDETQKFTVTVMNHKTNEQEVEEFDYVVVATGHFSTPNMPYFEGLEAFPGRILHAHDFRDALEFKDEDILLIGSSYSAEDIGTQCYKYGTKSVTISYRTQALGYDWPDGIKEVPLVTHFEEDVAHFADGSSQKFDAIIMCTGYLFHFPFMPDELRLQTHNCLYPANLYKGIFWQPNPKPIYLGMQDQYFTFNMFDAQAWYARDVMMGDIELPELVHREADEKKWLATYVKCVTVSDSIDFQAAYIRDLTNATDYPEFAVEKQGEILKEWQKDKADNIMTFREKAYRSTLTGTLSPELPEPWLDVLDDSLEHFLNLTFVKPKKRKKVS, from the coding sequence TTGAGTAATAAAAGAATTGCTATTTTAGGTGCAGGTCCAAGTGGTTTAGCACAATTACGCGCTTTTGAAGCGGCTCGTTTGGCTGGCGCAAAAAACTTACCTGAGATAGTGTGTTATGAAAAGCAAAACGCTATTGGTGGCATGTGGAACTATAGCTGGCGCACAGGATTAGACAGAAATGGTGAGCCTGTTCACGGTAGTATGTACCGTTATTTGTGGTCCAATGGTCCCAAAGAGTGCTTAGAATTTGCTGATTATTCGTTTGACGAGCATTTTGGTGAAGCGATCCCCTCGTACCCACCGCGTGAAGTCCTAAAAGACTACATTATGGGGCGTATCGATAAACAAGATATCCAAAAATACATCCGTTTTGAATGCTCAGTACGTTGGGTGTCATTTGATGATGAGACGCAAAAATTCACCGTGACGGTGATGAATCATAAAACCAATGAGCAAGAAGTGGAAGAGTTTGATTATGTCGTCGTGGCGACGGGTCATTTCTCCACGCCCAACATGCCTTACTTTGAAGGGTTAGAAGCTTTCCCCGGTCGCATTCTGCACGCGCATGATTTTCGTGACGCCTTAGAGTTCAAAGACGAAGATATTTTGCTCATCGGCAGTAGTTATTCAGCCGAAGACATTGGCACGCAGTGCTATAAGTATGGTACCAAATCAGTCACTATCAGCTATCGCACGCAAGCGCTCGGCTATGATTGGCCAGATGGCATCAAAGAAGTGCCTTTGGTCACCCATTTTGAAGAAGATGTGGCGCACTTTGCCGATGGTAGCAGCCAAAAATTTGATGCCATTATTATGTGTACTGGTTACCTGTTTCATTTCCCCTTTATGCCCGATGAGCTACGTCTGCAAACGCATAACTGCTTATATCCAGCCAACTTGTACAAAGGGATTTTCTGGCAGCCAAACCCAAAGCCCATTTATTTAGGTATGCAGGATCAGTATTTCACCTTTAATATGTTTGACGCTCAAGCATGGTATGCACGTGATGTGATGATGGGCGATATCGAATTGCCTGAATTGGTACACCGTGAAGCAGATGAGAAAAAGTGGTTGGCAACTTACGTGAAGTGCGTGACGGTCAGTGACTCAATCGATTTTCAAGCCGCTTATATTCGTGATTTAACCAATGCGACCGATTATCCAGAATTTGCTGTTGAAAAACAAGGTGAAATCTTAAAAGAATGGCAAAAAGATAAAGCCGATAATATCATGACCTTTAGAGAAAAGGCGTATCGCTCTACGTTAACAGGCACGCTATCGCCTGAGTTGCCAGAGCCTTGGTTGGACGTCCTTGATGACTCGCTTGAGCATTTTTTGAACTTAACCTTCGTTAAGCCTAAAAAGCGTAAAAAAGTATCGTAA